A single genomic interval of Acidobacteriota bacterium harbors:
- a CDS encoding aspartate carbamoyltransferase catalytic subunit, which translates to MMTTEAATALARKDVVGISQLEPGEIQLILETAEELLDVAKRPIKKVPTLRGSTVVNLFMEPSTRTRFSFEVAEKRLSADTLNFSASSSSVSKGETLFDTARNLMAMSPDFIVIRHPHSGAPHRLSKVVPASIINAGDGINEHPTQALLDAFTMRQHFGRLGGLKVVIAGDIRHSRVARSNAFLLDKMGAEVRFVAPASLLPLDVEELGVKPFVRIEPALEDADVVMMLRIQLERQKKVNFPSMREYFDFFALTPDRLKLAADHAVVMHPGPMNRGVEIDSLVADGAQSLILDQVTNGVAIRMAILYLLAGGRSEAASDS; encoded by the coding sequence ATGATGACAACTGAGGCGGCCACTGCCCTGGCCCGCAAGGATGTCGTAGGGATCAGTCAGCTCGAACCCGGCGAGATCCAACTCATTCTCGAGACAGCGGAAGAGTTACTGGATGTCGCCAAGCGGCCAATCAAGAAAGTACCGACCCTTCGCGGATCGACGGTCGTCAATCTCTTCATGGAGCCTTCGACGCGCACGCGGTTCTCCTTCGAGGTCGCCGAAAAGCGTTTGTCCGCCGACACGCTCAACTTTTCCGCTTCGAGCTCGTCGGTCAGCAAGGGCGAGACGCTTTTCGACACCGCGCGCAACCTGATGGCGATGTCGCCGGACTTCATCGTCATCCGTCATCCGCACTCGGGTGCACCGCACCGGTTGTCGAAGGTCGTTCCCGCGTCGATCATCAACGCGGGAGACGGAATCAACGAACATCCGACCCAGGCTCTGCTCGATGCCTTCACGATGCGCCAGCATTTTGGCCGGCTCGGCGGTCTCAAGGTCGTGATTGCAGGCGATATCCGTCACTCTCGCGTTGCCCGTTCCAACGCCTTCCTGCTCGACAAGATGGGGGCCGAGGTCCGCTTCGTCGCTCCCGCGTCCCTGCTCCCACTGGACGTTGAGGAACTCGGAGTCAAACCGTTCGTGCGGATCGAACCGGCACTCGAGGATGCGGACGTGGTGATGATGCTGCGGATCCAGCTGGAGCGCCAAAAAAAGGTCAATTTCCCATCGATGCGGGAGTACTTCGATTTCTTCGCGCTCACCCCGGACCGATTGAAACTCGCGGCTGATCACGCGGTCGTCATGCATCCTGGACCGATGAATCGGGGAGTCGAGATCGACTCGCTGGTCGCCGACGGCGCCCAGTCGCTGATCCTCGATCAGGTGACCAACGGCGTGGCGATTCGCATGGCCATTCTGTACCTGCTTGCGGGAGGACGCAGTGAAGCGGCTTCTGATTCGTAA
- the pyrR gene encoding bifunctional pyr operon transcriptional regulator/uracil phosphoribosyltransferase PyrR, translating to MLQEILDEAGMARTVARMAAEIRERDGDSVMLVGIHTRGVPLADRLAKALSEVTGYEIPVGRLDITLYRDDVGPWRPAHQQPVLKKTVLPDSLDDRVIYLVDDVLFTGRTIRAALDTLVDYGRPLAVRLAVLIDRGHRELPIAADVVGKVLDTTRDEDVQVRFVEVDGEDGVWIGREVDDDN from the coding sequence ATGCTCCAGGAGATCTTGGACGAGGCGGGGATGGCACGCACTGTGGCGCGGATGGCGGCCGAGATCCGCGAGCGCGACGGGGACTCGGTGATGCTGGTCGGCATTCACACCCGCGGGGTGCCGCTGGCGGATCGCCTCGCAAAGGCTCTTTCCGAGGTGACCGGATATGAGATCCCGGTCGGTCGGCTCGACATCACCCTGTATCGCGATGATGTCGGACCCTGGCGGCCGGCCCATCAACAGCCGGTTCTCAAGAAAACGGTTCTGCCGGACTCGCTCGACGACCGTGTCATCTATCTGGTGGATGACGTCCTGTTCACCGGACGCACCATCCGGGCCGCGCTCGACACGCTGGTCGACTACGGGCGGCCTCTTGCGGTGCGCCTCGCGGTGCTGATCGACAGGGGACATCGCGAGCTGCCGATCGCGGCCGACGTCGTCGGCAAGGTTCTCGACACGACCCGCGACGAGGACGTGCAGGTGCGATTCGTAGAGGTCGATGGCGAGGATGGGGTGTGGATCGGGAGAGAGGTCGATGATGACAACTGA
- a CDS encoding DMT family transporter has protein sequence MTKHPTARPMDRMMILAAALLFSTGGAAVKLTSLTGWQVASLRSGIAAITLILILPSARRNWSHRTLLVSCAYAATMISFVLANKLTTAANAVFLQSTAPLYVLVFGPLLLDEPIRRKHIVFMATLAAGMWLIFAGDQGRSATAPNPVLGNIIGAVTGFWWALTVIGLRWLGRDQTRSSSSSDPAAAVVGGNVIACLAALPAALPISNPTAIDWISVSFLGIFQIAIAYVFLVRGVRRVEALEVSLLVLLEPVLSPVWAWLIHGEVPSGLALLGGALIVTATASFTWSTSSEPSAIGEP, from the coding sequence ATGACCAAACACCCGACCGCGAGACCCATGGACAGGATGATGATCCTCGCCGCGGCGCTGCTCTTTTCGACCGGAGGCGCGGCGGTGAAGTTGACCTCGCTGACCGGTTGGCAGGTGGCGAGCCTTCGCTCGGGCATCGCTGCCATAACCCTAATCCTTATCCTTCCCTCTGCGCGGCGAAACTGGAGCCACCGAACCCTTCTCGTCAGCTGCGCCTACGCGGCGACCATGATCTCCTTCGTTCTCGCCAATAAACTGACGACTGCCGCCAACGCGGTCTTCCTGCAAAGCACGGCACCTCTCTACGTACTGGTCTTCGGTCCGCTGCTCCTAGACGAACCGATCCGCCGGAAACACATCGTATTCATGGCCACGCTCGCGGCGGGCATGTGGCTGATCTTTGCCGGCGACCAGGGCCGGTCCGCCACTGCGCCGAATCCTGTGCTCGGGAACATCATCGGTGCCGTGACCGGCTTCTGGTGGGCCCTCACCGTCATCGGCCTGCGCTGGCTCGGACGCGATCAGACCCGGTCTTCATCCTCGTCCGATCCCGCTGCGGCAGTGGTCGGCGGCAATGTCATCGCGTGTCTCGCGGCCCTTCCCGCGGCACTGCCGATTTCCAACCCGACCGCAATCGACTGGATCTCGGTGAGCTTCCTCGGGATATTCCAGATTGCGATTGCCTACGTCTTCCTGGTCCGGGGAGTACGGCGGGTCGAAGCGCTCGAGGTCTCGCTGCTGGTGCTGCTCGAGCCTGTGCTGAGTCCCGTGTGGGCCTGGCTGATACACGGCGAGGTGCCGTCCGGCCTCGCCCTCCTCGGTGGTGCCTTGATCGTGACCGCGACTGCATCCTTCACCTGGTCAACCAGCTCCGAGCCTTCAGCCATCGGCGAACCCTAG
- a CDS encoding N-formylglutamate amidohydrolase, translated as MQAARNIWTLDRGNGPIVATAIHDGHDVRAEVAHHLALDEAARLREEDPFTGRWTVIAPTRVVATRSRFEVDLNRPRETAVYRTPEEAWGLEVWNGSLPEAIVERSLEDYDAFYAELERLYTELARRHQRFLVLDLHSYNHRREGPAGPPADPAGNPQVNIGTGTMSDRSRWARLIERFIDDLTSFDFPGGRLDVRENVKFRGGACAAWTHRSFPDSACVLSIEVKKFFMDEWTGEADERQLNAIGEALASTLPGALEELER; from the coding sequence TTGCAAGCGGCACGAAACATCTGGACGCTGGATCGCGGAAACGGGCCGATCGTGGCGACCGCCATCCATGACGGGCACGATGTGCGGGCAGAGGTCGCTCATCATTTAGCGCTGGACGAGGCCGCTCGTCTTCGCGAGGAGGACCCCTTCACAGGCCGGTGGACTGTGATTGCGCCGACAAGAGTCGTGGCCACTCGCTCGCGATTCGAGGTCGACCTGAACCGCCCGCGAGAGACCGCGGTCTATCGAACCCCTGAGGAAGCCTGGGGCCTCGAGGTGTGGAACGGCTCTCTTCCGGAAGCAATTGTAGAGCGAAGCCTCGAGGACTACGACGCGTTCTACGCCGAGCTCGAGCGCCTCTACACAGAGCTCGCGAGACGGCACCAGCGCTTCCTTGTGCTCGATCTGCACTCGTACAATCACCGCCGTGAGGGTCCGGCCGGCCCCCCTGCGGATCCGGCCGGAAACCCACAGGTCAATATCGGCACCGGCACGATGAGTGACCGTTCTCGCTGGGCGCGATTGATCGAACGGTTCATAGACGACCTCACGAGCTTCGATTTTCCCGGCGGCAGGCTTGACGTGCGGGAAAACGTCAAGTTCCGGGGCGGGGCCTGTGCCGCGTGGACCCATCGGAGCTTCCCCGATTCCGCGTGCGTACTCTCGATCGAGGTCAAGAAGTTCTTCATGGACGAGTGGACCGGCGAGGCCGACGAGAGGCAGCTGAACGCCATCGGCGAGGCCCTCGCCTCAACCCTCCCCGGCGCGCTCGAAGAGCTGGAGCGGTAG
- a CDS encoding DUF1704 domain-containing protein, which produces MVRVEEKTIPDRLVRVVGKRLSEGKQVRRTLPVWGRLAIDRPLPFLCVYRRPKKAEKDATFRLVTSEASYLTCLADKRQREGIARLAGTVAEAITERFGSILLLEVWAGLSAPVQDGISPGALQPEFRIFAPKNQHHAALTDAFEEELRRVKIGRKRARVETVESSRRWPRGLSQIIAADEARKTGCVFYGLEVSPIYINPETGEAYPGVLRILRRRLSVALRRIFYEFARTSTTVDPAHFHTLGRRAVVKAVWEVDEMLASASESYEFLLQLTPVNGEQAWRQFERYKFERVPAFHYRPIPVEPVVLKRRLFRAPVERIEDPALALVFRQKLDELDRQITMLQDRNTSRFLHESLQLYGGVEDDLHTLALDILERIRPRSREKASPGIVGAEAFAERAREEITYLRSQRREVKARVEIRSDVTGLLVSRGNLLVSSHSRIPASRVEALVQHEVGTHILTYYNGRAQKFRLLHTGLAGYDPLQEGLAVLSEYLVGGLSRPRLRLLAGRVVAARSVLDGATFIETFRQLRNTHGFANRTAYTVTLRIHRGGGLTKDAVYLRGLRQILDYIADGGSLEPLFTGKIAIQHIPIINELRWRGVLVPPPLAPRYINQTDSLLRLERLRQGMSVVDLLEEN; this is translated from the coding sequence GTGGTACGGGTTGAAGAAAAGACCATACCGGACCGTCTCGTCAGAGTGGTCGGTAAACGCCTCTCCGAGGGCAAGCAGGTACGGCGCACTTTGCCCGTCTGGGGCCGGCTGGCGATCGACCGACCGCTGCCCTTTCTCTGCGTCTACCGACGCCCCAAAAAGGCCGAAAAAGATGCCACCTTCCGCTTGGTAACCAGCGAGGCCTCCTACCTCACCTGCCTGGCGGACAAGCGGCAGCGTGAGGGAATCGCGCGGCTCGCCGGTACGGTCGCGGAGGCGATAACAGAGAGATTCGGGTCGATTCTGTTACTCGAGGTGTGGGCCGGATTGTCTGCTCCAGTCCAGGACGGGATCTCTCCGGGCGCGCTGCAGCCGGAGTTCCGGATCTTCGCACCGAAGAACCAGCATCATGCCGCGCTGACGGATGCGTTCGAGGAGGAGCTGCGCCGCGTCAAGATCGGTCGTAAGAGGGCGCGCGTCGAGACTGTCGAAAGCAGCCGACGTTGGCCACGCGGACTGTCACAGATCATAGCTGCCGACGAGGCCCGGAAGACCGGGTGTGTCTTCTACGGCCTCGAGGTCAGTCCCATCTACATCAATCCGGAAACCGGGGAAGCCTACCCCGGAGTGCTTCGGATCCTGCGCCGCCGGCTGTCGGTCGCTCTGCGCCGCATCTTTTACGAGTTCGCCCGGACCTCCACGACCGTCGACCCGGCCCACTTCCACACCCTGGGCCGGCGGGCGGTGGTGAAGGCGGTGTGGGAGGTCGACGAGATGCTGGCCTCCGCCTCGGAGAGCTACGAATTCCTCCTCCAGCTGACGCCGGTCAACGGGGAGCAGGCGTGGCGGCAGTTCGAGCGCTACAAGTTCGAGCGCGTGCCGGCATTTCACTACCGGCCGATACCGGTCGAGCCGGTGGTCCTGAAGCGGCGTCTCTTCCGGGCACCGGTGGAGCGCATCGAGGACCCGGCATTGGCTCTCGTCTTTCGCCAGAAGCTGGACGAACTCGACCGACAGATCACCATGCTCCAGGACCGCAACACCTCGCGCTTCCTCCACGAGAGTCTGCAACTCTACGGTGGCGTGGAGGATGATCTTCACACCCTCGCATTGGACATCCTCGAGCGGATCCGTCCGCGCAGCCGGGAAAAGGCTTCCCCGGGGATCGTGGGCGCGGAGGCCTTCGCTGAGCGCGCCCGTGAGGAAATCACATACTTGCGCTCACAGCGTCGGGAGGTCAAAGCCAGAGTTGAAATCAGGTCCGACGTGACCGGCCTCCTGGTATCACGAGGCAACCTGCTTGTCAGTTCCCACTCTCGGATCCCTGCGTCGAGGGTCGAAGCCCTGGTGCAACACGAGGTCGGCACTCATATTCTCACCTACTACAACGGCCGCGCACAGAAATTCCGTCTGCTCCACACCGGGCTCGCCGGCTACGACCCACTTCAGGAGGGCCTCGCCGTCTTGTCGGAATACCTCGTGGGAGGCCTCAGCCGACCCCGCCTGCGGTTGCTGGCGGGCCGGGTTGTGGCGGCGCGGAGCGTGCTCGACGGCGCGACCTTTATCGAGACCTTTCGCCAGCTCCGAAACACCCACGGCTTCGCCAACCGGACCGCCTACACCGTCACTCTCCGAATCCACCGTGGTGGAGGCTTGACGAAAGACGCTGTATACCTTCGCGGCCTGCGGCAGATCCTCGACTACATCGCTGACGGCGGTAGCCTTGAGCCATTGTTCACAGGTAAGATTGCGATCCAGCACATTCCGATCATCAACGAGCTGCGGTGGCGAGGTGTGCTGGTTCCGCCGCCGCTGGCGCCGCGGTACATAAACCAGACGGATTCCCTACTACGGCTCGAAAGGCTGCGGCAGGGCATGTCCGTCGTCGACTTGCTGGAGGAGAACTAA
- a CDS encoding glutathione synthase has protein sequence MRIGFLVNGIDTEKVGFTTVRLACEAVNQGHEVFYFGVGDLAYDTDEFVRARSRTFPKKSYSSHTTFFKDLQGGKGLNERITVDDLDVLMLRNVPSDDFLNRPWATTVATEFGRLAMRHGVIVVNDPNGLSKAGSKMYLQLFPEESRPRTLITRNNSEIKAFAKDLGTIVLKPLQGSGGASVFLVRPDDIPNLNQMIDAVSRDGFVIAQEYLPAAAEGDTRLFMMNGRPLRVKGKYAAFRRVRTGGDMRSNIHAGGKLAAPQITDEALRMAEIVRPKLVQDGMFLVGLDIVGDKLMEINVFSPGGLGSAQKFSKVNFCRYVIEALQRKVDYMEFYGRSFGNVEMSNL, from the coding sequence ATGAGAATCGGGTTTCTGGTCAATGGTATCGACACCGAGAAGGTCGGCTTCACCACCGTTCGCTTGGCCTGCGAAGCCGTCAACCAGGGCCACGAGGTCTTCTACTTCGGGGTCGGGGACCTGGCCTACGATACCGATGAATTCGTCAGGGCGAGGTCGCGCACCTTTCCGAAGAAGTCCTACTCGTCTCATACGACCTTTTTCAAGGACCTGCAGGGCGGCAAGGGCCTGAACGAACGGATCACCGTCGACGATCTAGACGTGCTCATGCTGCGCAACGTGCCGTCGGACGACTTCCTGAATCGACCGTGGGCGACCACCGTCGCGACCGAGTTCGGACGTCTTGCGATGCGACATGGGGTGATTGTCGTCAACGATCCGAACGGCCTCTCCAAGGCCGGATCGAAGATGTACCTGCAGCTCTTCCCTGAAGAGTCCAGACCACGCACGCTGATAACTCGCAACAATAGCGAGATCAAGGCCTTCGCCAAAGACCTGGGGACGATCGTTCTCAAGCCGCTTCAGGGTTCGGGGGGAGCGAGCGTCTTTCTCGTGCGGCCTGACGATATTCCGAACCTCAACCAGATGATCGATGCGGTGAGCCGAGACGGCTTTGTCATCGCCCAGGAGTATCTCCCGGCAGCGGCCGAGGGTGATACGCGTCTTTTCATGATGAATGGGAGGCCGTTGCGGGTGAAGGGCAAGTACGCCGCTTTTCGCAGGGTACGAACCGGGGGCGACATGAGATCGAACATCCATGCCGGCGGCAAGCTGGCGGCCCCGCAGATCACCGATGAGGCCCTGCGAATGGCCGAGATCGTGAGGCCTAAGCTGGTCCAGGACGGGATGTTCCTGGTCGGACTCGACATCGTCGGCGACAAGCTGATGGAGATCAACGTCTTCAGCCCGGGCGGGCTGGGCAGCGCCCAGAAATTCTCCAAGGTCAATTTCTGCCGCTACGTCATCGAGGCGCTGCAGCGGAAGGTCGACTACATGGAGTTCTACGGCCGCAGTTTCGGCAACGTTGAAATGTCGAATCTGTAA
- the queF gene encoding preQ(1) synthase: MVEAEGMTFPFDGLEKVAPEVLETFAYQYAGSDALVEISTDEWTCVCPFSGLPDFGTLAVRYLPTEACIELKSFKYYLTSFRSVGIYQEHAANRVLEDLVACCDPAWMEVELDYRLRGGIHTVVTVSHGDRAGGE, encoded by the coding sequence ATGGTTGAAGCCGAAGGCATGACGTTTCCGTTCGACGGCCTCGAGAAGGTGGCCCCGGAGGTGCTCGAAACCTTTGCGTACCAGTACGCCGGGAGTGATGCTCTGGTCGAGATCTCGACCGACGAGTGGACCTGCGTGTGTCCCTTTTCCGGGCTGCCTGATTTCGGCACTCTTGCCGTGCGGTACCTGCCGACCGAAGCCTGCATCGAGCTCAAATCGTTCAAGTACTACCTCACGAGTTTTCGCAGCGTCGGCATCTACCAGGAGCACGCCGCCAACCGGGTGCTCGAGGACCTGGTGGCCTGCTGTGACCCTGCCTGGATGGAGGTCGAGCTCGATTACCGGTTGCGCGGCGGCATCCACACCGTAGTAACGGTCTCCCACGGCGATCGCGCCGGAGGGGAGTGA
- a CDS encoding polyphosphate kinase 2 family protein, translating into MDFTKKFRVEPGTRIDLDAIDADFKPKGLSREDADEEFRGLTSELRDLQHLMYAEDSRSLLVVLQGRDAAGKDGTIRHVFGPMNPQGTRVTSFKIPSREEAAHDFLWRCHKVAPKRGTVGIFNRSHYEEVLVVRVHSLVPENVWSKNYDHINAFERLLADNRTLVLKFFLHIDRNEQLERFKKRIDNPRKNWKISEADYSERPHWDAYTEAYEEALSRCSTDIAPWFVIPANRKWVRDLVIADIVAEAMRDLDMKFPAPDVNMEEIRDKYHEAKNAG; encoded by the coding sequence ATGGATTTCACGAAGAAGTTTCGCGTCGAACCGGGTACCAGGATCGATCTCGACGCGATCGATGCCGACTTCAAGCCCAAAGGTCTGAGCCGCGAGGATGCGGATGAGGAGTTTCGCGGGCTGACCTCGGAGCTTCGTGATCTGCAGCATTTGATGTATGCCGAGGACAGTCGATCGCTGCTGGTGGTCCTCCAGGGGCGCGACGCCGCCGGCAAGGACGGCACCATCCGCCACGTCTTCGGGCCCATGAACCCGCAGGGAACCCGGGTTACCAGCTTCAAGATACCGTCCCGCGAAGAGGCGGCCCACGACTTTCTCTGGCGCTGCCACAAGGTCGCGCCGAAGAGAGGTACGGTCGGTATTTTCAACCGCTCCCACTACGAGGAAGTGTTGGTCGTTCGGGTCCACAGCCTGGTGCCCGAAAACGTCTGGTCGAAAAACTATGACCACATCAACGCCTTCGAACGGCTGCTGGCCGACAATCGGACCCTGGTTCTGAAGTTCTTCCTCCACATCGACCGAAACGAGCAGCTCGAGCGGTTCAAGAAACGCATCGACAACCCCAGGAAGAACTGGAAGATTTCGGAGGCGGATTACTCCGAGCGGCCGCATTGGGACGCTTACACCGAAGCCTACGAGGAAGCCCTTTCGCGATGCAGCACCGACATCGCCCCGTGGTTCGTGATACCCGCCAATCGCAAATGGGTTCGCGATCTGGTGATCGCGGACATCGTTGCAGAGGCAATGCGAGATCTCGACATGAAGTTCCCCGCCCCGGACGTGAACATGGAAGAGATTCGCGACAAGTACCACGAAGCAAAGAACGCCGGATAA
- a CDS encoding potassium channel protein, with protein sequence MDSKRRRVILRSAALGLAVLGVGTVGYMVIEGQDVFDAFYMTTITVTTVGFREAFDLSPAGKAFTIVLAFGGIGVILLIATEFARAMLDTDIRRMIGIRRDLTMINKLSNHIVVLGYGRMGQAVVEVLRDRGIDFSVVDLDPERCRELEEDHLPAVRGDATQEDVLKAAGVERARTLIACLADDAHNVYSILLARQLKPNVTIIARAVEDGAEERLRLAGADRVLNPYRNGGTLLAITAIKPTVTDFLNASLAGSAMELELAEVVVHPSSELAGKTLAGAGVRQRFGIIVVALKRGDQSTFNPGPDERIEAGDVLVTLGPTHALESIERATQ encoded by the coding sequence GTGGACAGCAAGCGACGACGGGTCATCCTGCGCTCGGCAGCCTTGGGCCTGGCCGTATTGGGCGTGGGGACAGTCGGCTACATGGTGATCGAAGGTCAAGACGTCTTCGATGCCTTCTACATGACCACCATTACCGTGACAACCGTCGGTTTCCGCGAGGCGTTCGACCTTTCGCCGGCCGGCAAGGCCTTCACAATCGTCCTCGCCTTCGGCGGCATCGGCGTCATTCTCCTGATAGCGACCGAGTTCGCACGGGCCATGCTCGACACCGATATCCGGCGGATGATCGGGATTCGAAGGGATCTGACGATGATCAACAAGCTCTCGAACCACATCGTGGTCCTCGGGTACGGCCGTATGGGTCAAGCGGTCGTCGAGGTTCTGCGCGATCGGGGAATCGATTTTTCGGTCGTCGATCTCGACCCGGAACGTTGCAGGGAACTCGAGGAAGACCATCTTCCGGCCGTACGCGGCGACGCAACCCAGGAAGATGTACTCAAGGCGGCCGGGGTGGAACGCGCGCGAACCCTGATCGCCTGCCTGGCGGATGATGCGCACAACGTCTACTCGATTCTGCTCGCCAGACAGCTCAAGCCGAACGTCACGATCATCGCGCGTGCGGTCGAGGACGGCGCAGAGGAGCGCCTGAGGCTGGCCGGAGCGGACCGCGTTCTCAATCCCTATCGAAACGGCGGGACCCTTCTCGCCATCACGGCGATCAAACCAACAGTGACCGACTTCCTCAACGCCTCACTGGCGGGATCCGCGATGGAGCTCGAGCTCGCGGAGGTGGTGGTCCATCCTTCGAGCGAGCTCGCCGGCAAGACGCTGGCAGGCGCTGGAGTCCGGCAACGATTCGGGATCATCGTCGTGGCGTTGAAGCGAGGTGACCAGAGCACCTTCAACCCGGGCCCGGACGAACGAATCGAGGCCGGCGACGTGTTGGTGACCCTCGGACCGACTCACGCACTCGAGAGCATCGAGCGCGCGACTCAGTAG
- a CDS encoding pyridoxal phosphate-dependent aminotransferase, producing the protein MAELRVSYNFIADFTRREVTMPKISEKSATLQASPIRKLAPHARAAEARGTDVIYLNIGQPDMPTPPEMIAELHGLSLATLAYAPSEGLPRTREAWSAFFSSWEIQFDAEEIFVTSGASEALTIILSIVAGGGGEVLVFEPCYTNYLSFAAQADVTMMPITLKVEDGYHFGSIDRLRACVTPKTRAILLCNPSNPTGTVYTMEELEAVATVALENDLFVICDEVYREFVFDGGTPRSFTQFESLAQRIIVVDSVSKRFNSCGVRIGCLATHNREVLDIALRFCQARLSVATAEQLMVVPMLEHGRAYSEALCGEYEARRDAVFNGLAAIDGVNPHRSEGSFYSMTRLPIDSCEEFAVFLLRDFALEGETVCLAPGKGFYVTDGLGVDEVRIAFMYDAEILSRAMKILDAAVAAYPGRLAAVG; encoded by the coding sequence GTGGCGGAATTACGAGTGAGCTACAATTTCATCGCCGACTTCACCCGCAGGGAGGTGACGATGCCGAAAATCTCAGAAAAATCCGCCACCTTACAGGCATCGCCGATTCGCAAGCTCGCGCCCCATGCGCGCGCGGCCGAAGCGAGAGGCACGGATGTCATTTACCTGAATATCGGCCAGCCGGACATGCCGACGCCGCCCGAGATGATAGCCGAGCTGCACGGTCTATCGTTGGCCACGCTCGCATATGCGCCGAGCGAGGGGCTGCCACGGACCCGTGAGGCGTGGAGCGCCTTCTTCTCGAGTTGGGAGATCCAGTTCGATGCCGAAGAGATATTTGTAACGTCCGGCGCCAGTGAGGCGCTGACCATCATTCTCTCGATCGTCGCTGGCGGTGGCGGTGAGGTGCTGGTCTTCGAGCCTTGTTACACAAACTATCTGAGCTTTGCCGCTCAAGCCGATGTCACTATGATGCCGATCACACTCAAGGTCGAGGACGGTTATCACTTTGGGTCGATTGACCGCCTGCGTGCCTGCGTGACGCCAAAAACGCGGGCAATATTGCTGTGCAATCCGTCAAACCCGACCGGAACCGTCTACACGATGGAGGAGCTCGAGGCAGTCGCGACCGTAGCCCTCGAGAACGACCTCTTCGTGATCTGTGACGAGGTGTATCGTGAGTTCGTCTTCGATGGCGGCACACCGCGATCGTTCACGCAATTCGAGAGCCTGGCGCAGCGCATCATCGTCGTCGACAGCGTATCGAAGCGTTTCAACTCCTGTGGCGTTCGCATCGGGTGTCTGGCGACTCACAATCGGGAGGTCCTCGATATCGCGCTGCGTTTCTGTCAGGCCAGGCTATCCGTGGCGACCGCCGAGCAGCTCATGGTCGTGCCAATGTTGGAGCACGGTCGCGCCTACTCGGAGGCGCTGTGCGGGGAGTACGAGGCCCGGCGGGACGCGGTCTTCAATGGCCTCGCCGCCATCGATGGCGTAAACCCACATCGATCGGAGGGCTCGTTCTACTCCATGACCCGCTTGCCGATCGATAGCTGTGAGGAGTTCGCGGTGTTCCTGTTGCGCGACTTCGCGCTCGAGGGGGAGACGGTTTGCCTGGCACCGGGAAAAGGCTTTTACGTGACCGATGGACTGGGCGTCGATGAGGTCCGGATCGCCTTCATGTACGATGCCGAAATACTCAGTCGCGCCATGAAGATCCTCGATGCGGCGGTGGCCGCGTACCCGGGCCGCTTGGCCGCAGTCGGCTAG
- the fetB gene encoding iron export ABC transporter permease subunit FetB — MTDFIELGRQQLIIATVLIVAAGAVSMVLRLGVERRLWVAALRTVIQLGLLGLVLERIFALRNPLLVVLLLLLMTVFAAREAVVRASRLYRGILLDAWLTMAASCLVVGGMVTQIVVGVDPWYEPQYVIPLLGMILGNSLTGISLCLDRFMDHLDLRAAEVELRIAFGATRGEALKEPLRDAVRTGMIPIINAMAAAGLVSLPGMMTGQILAGSPPLQAVAYQIVVMFMIAAAVALGAMLVVILSGRHFMGADATLRLDRLTAKNS, encoded by the coding sequence ATGACCGACTTCATAGAGCTCGGACGCCAGCAGCTGATCATCGCCACGGTGCTCATCGTTGCGGCGGGTGCGGTGTCGATGGTCCTTCGGCTTGGAGTCGAACGGCGGCTATGGGTGGCTGCCCTACGGACCGTTATCCAGTTGGGCCTCCTCGGCCTGGTGCTCGAGCGGATCTTCGCTCTCCGCAATCCGCTGTTGGTGGTGTTGTTGCTGTTGTTAATGACAGTGTTTGCCGCCCGCGAAGCGGTCGTTCGGGCGTCACGGCTCTACCGGGGGATCCTTTTGGACGCCTGGCTCACGATGGCCGCCAGCTGCCTGGTAGTGGGCGGAATGGTGACCCAGATCGTGGTCGGCGTCGATCCGTGGTACGAGCCGCAGTATGTCATTCCGCTGCTCGGCATGATCCTCGGCAATTCGCTCACCGGGATCTCGCTGTGTCTCGACCGTTTCATGGACCACCTCGATCTTCGGGCGGCCGAAGTCGAACTTCGAATCGCGTTCGGAGCCACCCGAGGTGAGGCGCTGAAAGAACCGCTCCGGGACGCGGTGCGCACCGGAATGATCCCGATCATCAACGCGATGGCGGCGGCCGGCCTCGTGTCGCTGCCGGGCATGATGACCGGACAGATCCTCGCCGGATCACCGCCCCTCCAGGCGGTCGCCTATCAGATCGTGGTGATGTTCATGATCGCCGCCGCGGTAGCCCTTGGCGCGATGCTCGTGGTGATCCTCTCCGGCCGCCATTTCATGGGCGCCGACGCCACCCTTCGCCTCGATCGCCTGACCGCGAAGAACAGCTAG